Proteins encoded within one genomic window of Saccharopolyspora pogona:
- a CDS encoding neutral zinc metallopeptidase, which produces MRAIGLVALVSLLIAGACAATPPQPAPVADHTVAPSFVHGTDQGDTDRLAATIVTDVQRYWAAQYPAVFGAPWRDLDGGFFSVDTNGTGAPPPCAADVKDIEGNAYYCATVDAIAWDRAALVPVLREHYGDASVAVVLAHEIGHAVQRRTGLDADGAPISLEAMADCYSGSFIRWVVDGHAEHLRINPGQLDRAMRALIIFRDPVSTNSTDAHGTAFDRISAFQSGFLEGARRCADVTGTSLAEPTPDDPNKPLDDVLRTDRISGYFGALVTQRGGRWTPPAVRSAPGCPETTGPAQFCAQPPTIVLDRAALTEPHRSIGDQAVTTLLASRFALTALTELGRPTTGAEAGKQIACLTGAYTAAQPALSAGDLDEAVTITLESDDVSRDAHGANSLTGFDRIAALRTGAIGGAASCG; this is translated from the coding sequence GTGCGCGCGATTGGACTGGTGGCGTTGGTGAGCTTGCTGATCGCCGGCGCTTGCGCGGCGACACCACCGCAACCGGCCCCTGTGGCCGATCACACGGTCGCCCCGTCGTTCGTGCACGGCACCGATCAAGGCGACACCGACCGGCTCGCGGCCACGATCGTCACCGACGTCCAGCGGTACTGGGCAGCGCAGTACCCGGCGGTGTTCGGCGCGCCCTGGCGGGACCTCGACGGCGGCTTCTTCTCGGTCGACACCAACGGCACCGGCGCCCCGCCGCCCTGCGCGGCCGATGTGAAGGACATCGAAGGCAACGCGTACTACTGCGCCACGGTCGACGCCATTGCCTGGGACCGCGCAGCGCTGGTCCCGGTCCTGCGAGAGCACTACGGCGACGCATCGGTTGCTGTGGTGCTCGCGCACGAGATCGGCCACGCGGTGCAGCGACGGACCGGACTGGATGCCGATGGCGCTCCGATAAGTCTCGAAGCGATGGCGGACTGCTATTCGGGCTCGTTCATCCGCTGGGTCGTGGACGGTCACGCCGAGCACCTGCGCATCAACCCCGGGCAACTGGACCGCGCGATGCGCGCGCTCATCATCTTCCGCGACCCGGTGAGCACGAACAGCACCGACGCCCACGGCACCGCCTTCGACCGCATTTCGGCCTTCCAGAGCGGATTTCTCGAGGGCGCGCGACGCTGCGCCGACGTGACCGGAACATCGCTGGCGGAACCAACACCGGACGATCCGAACAAACCGCTGGACGACGTCCTGCGCACCGATCGCATCTCCGGCTACTTCGGCGCTCTCGTCACGCAGCGCGGCGGGCGGTGGACCCCGCCTGCCGTCCGCTCCGCGCCCGGATGTCCCGAAACGACTGGCCCTGCGCAGTTCTGCGCACAGCCTCCGACCATCGTCCTCGACCGAGCAGCGCTGACCGAGCCGCATCGCAGTATCGGCGACCAGGCCGTCACCACGCTGCTCGCCTCCCGATTCGCGCTGACCGCCCTCACCGAACTCGGCCGCCCCACCACCGGAGCCGAAGCGGGCAAGCAGATCGCCTGCCTCACCGGCGCTTACACGGCTGCGCAACCCGCGCTGTCGGCGGGCGACCTCGACGAAGCCGTCACGATCACACTCGAATCCGACGACGTCTCCCGCGACGCGCACGGCGCGAATTCGCTGACGGGATTCGACCGGATCGCGGCCTTGCGCACCGGAGCTATCGGCGGCGCGGCATCCTGCGGCTGA
- the glgP gene encoding alpha-glucan family phosphorylase: protein MRAAHRFTVRAHLPEPLSALGTLATNLRWAWHPPTQDLFAAVDPQVWSSVGADPLRLLAEVPAERLRQLAGDQDFLARTRAVDDDLRRYLAVPRWYQQRQDEDAGLPVSIAYFSMEFGLTEALPNYSGGLGVLAGDHLKSASDLGVPMIGVGLLYRSGYFRQSLSAEGWQVEHYPVLDPRGLPLEMLAEPSGRPLQVRVAMPAGRTLHARIWKAQVGRVPLLLLDSDLPENDDDLRGTTDRLYGGDAEHRIRQEILAGIGGMRAVRAYCELTGHPQPEVFHTNEGHAGFLGLERTRELLESPGLKFDQAVAAVRAGTVFTTHTPVPAGIDRFPVDLVRLYFGDGSEQALLPRVPTDRVLALGAEDNPGMFNMAHMGLRLAQRANGVSELHGKVIRKMFRNLWPGFGTEEIPIRSVTNGVHGPTWSARELGKLLGESEMDSGAGLRGIEPVSDSLLWELRCSLRQRLVDEVRRRLRAAWLRRGASDLELNWCDRVFDPDVLTIGFARRVPTYKRATLMLRDTERLRELLLDADRPVQIVVAGKSHPADEGGKAMIQQIVRFADQADVRHRIAFLPDYDMSLAKYLVSGCDVWLNNPVRPLEACGTSGMKAALNGALNLSVRDGWWDEMFDSHNGWAIPNADGVGDPNRRDDLESAALYELISDHVAPMFYERNTDGVPGKWMSMVRHTLATLGPRVQASRMIREYVDNHYMPAARSARAVTADDYRGAREIADYRARLQAAWTWVRIGDAEMSVDDGGTPLLGGQVTVRARVDLAGLDPSDVDVEVVVGRVDDSDVLHDFVTESMHPAEGGHYEASVTLPHAGPAGYTVRVLPRHPLLSGPAELGKVVLAS, encoded by the coding sequence GTGAGAGCAGCCCACCGCTTCACCGTGCGCGCCCACCTGCCCGAGCCGTTGAGCGCGCTCGGCACGCTGGCGACCAACCTCCGCTGGGCCTGGCATCCGCCGACCCAGGACCTGTTCGCGGCGGTCGACCCGCAGGTGTGGTCGTCGGTGGGTGCGGATCCGCTGCGGCTGCTCGCCGAGGTGCCCGCCGAGCGGCTGCGGCAGCTGGCCGGTGACCAGGACTTCCTGGCTCGCACCCGGGCCGTCGACGACGACCTGCGCCGGTACCTGGCGGTGCCGCGCTGGTACCAGCAGCGGCAGGACGAGGACGCCGGGCTGCCCGTGTCGATCGCCTACTTCTCGATGGAGTTCGGCCTCACCGAGGCCCTGCCGAACTACTCCGGCGGACTCGGGGTGCTGGCCGGCGACCACCTGAAGTCGGCCTCCGATCTGGGCGTTCCGATGATCGGGGTCGGGCTGCTGTACCGGTCCGGGTACTTCCGGCAGTCGCTGTCCGCGGAGGGCTGGCAGGTCGAGCACTACCCGGTGCTGGATCCGCGCGGCCTGCCGCTGGAGATGCTGGCCGAGCCGTCGGGGCGGCCCCTGCAGGTGCGGGTCGCGATGCCCGCCGGCCGCACCCTGCACGCCCGGATCTGGAAGGCGCAGGTCGGGCGGGTTCCGTTGCTGCTGCTCGACAGTGACCTGCCGGAGAACGACGACGACCTGCGCGGCACCACCGACCGGCTCTACGGCGGCGACGCCGAGCACCGGATCCGCCAGGAGATCCTCGCCGGGATCGGCGGCATGCGCGCGGTCCGCGCCTACTGCGAGCTGACCGGCCACCCGCAGCCCGAGGTGTTCCACACCAACGAGGGCCACGCCGGGTTCCTGGGCCTGGAGCGGACCCGCGAGCTGCTGGAATCGCCGGGCCTGAAGTTCGACCAGGCGGTGGCCGCGGTGCGGGCCGGGACGGTGTTCACCACGCACACCCCGGTCCCGGCCGGGATCGACCGTTTCCCGGTCGACCTGGTCAGGCTCTACTTCGGCGACGGCTCCGAGCAGGCGCTGCTGCCCCGCGTGCCCACGGACCGGGTGCTCGCGCTGGGCGCCGAGGACAACCCGGGCATGTTCAACATGGCCCACATGGGGCTGCGGCTCGCGCAGCGCGCCAACGGTGTTTCCGAGCTGCACGGCAAGGTCATCCGCAAGATGTTCCGCAACCTGTGGCCGGGCTTCGGCACCGAGGAGATCCCGATCCGCTCGGTCACCAACGGCGTGCACGGGCCGACCTGGTCGGCACGGGAACTGGGCAAACTGCTCGGCGAGTCCGAAATGGACAGCGGTGCCGGGCTGCGCGGCATCGAGCCGGTCAGCGACTCGCTGCTGTGGGAACTGCGCTGCTCGCTGCGCCAACGCCTGGTGGACGAGGTGCGTCGCAGGCTGCGTGCCGCGTGGCTGCGGCGTGGCGCCTCGGACCTGGAACTCAATTGGTGCGACAGGGTTTTCGACCCGGACGTGCTCACCATCGGTTTCGCCCGCCGGGTGCCGACCTACAAGCGGGCCACGCTGATGCTGCGCGACACCGAGCGGCTGCGGGAGCTGCTGCTCGACGCGGACCGCCCGGTGCAGATCGTGGTTGCCGGGAAGTCGCACCCCGCCGACGAGGGCGGCAAGGCGATGATCCAGCAGATCGTGCGCTTCGCCGATCAGGCCGATGTGCGGCACCGCATCGCGTTCCTGCCGGACTATGACATGTCGCTGGCCAAGTACCTAGTATCCGGTTGCGACGTGTGGCTGAACAATCCCGTGCGCCCGCTGGAGGCGTGCGGCACCTCGGGGATGAAGGCGGCGCTCAACGGTGCCCTGAACCTGTCGGTGCGGGACGGCTGGTGGGACGAGATGTTCGACAGCCACAACGGCTGGGCCATCCCGAACGCCGACGGGGTCGGTGACCCGAACCGGCGCGACGACCTGGAATCCGCGGCCCTGTACGAGCTGATCTCCGACCACGTGGCCCCGATGTTCTACGAGCGCAACACGGACGGTGTGCCCGGCAAGTGGATGTCGATGGTGCGGCACACCCTGGCGACGCTGGGGCCGCGTGTGCAGGCGTCGCGGATGATCCGCGAGTACGTCGACAACCACTACATGCCGGCGGCGCGGTCGGCGCGGGCCGTCACGGCGGATGACTACCGCGGGGCGCGAGAGATCGCCGACTACCGCGCCCGGTTGCAGGCGGCCTGGACGTGGGTGCGGATCGGCGACGCCGAGATGTCCGTCGACGACGGCGGCACCCCGCTGCTCGGCGGGCAGGTCACGGTGCGGGCGCGGGTCGACCTGGCCGGGCTCGATCCGTCCGATGTGGACGTCGAGGTGGTGGTGGGGCGCGTGGACGACTCCGACGTGCTGCACGACTTCGTCACCGAGTCGATGCACCCGGCGGAAGGCGGCCACTACGAAGCGTCGGTGACGCTGCCGCACGCGGGCCCCGCGGGCTACACCGTCCGGGTCCTGCCCCGGCATCCGCTGCTGTCCGGTCCCGCCGAACTCGGCAAGGTCGTCCTCGCGAGCTGA
- a CDS encoding Cmx/CmrA family chloramphenicol efflux MFS transporter, which yields MPLAVYILGLGIFTQGTSEFMLSGLLPGMADLGVSIPDAGLLISAFAIGMVVGAPLLAIATMRWPRRRALVALQIVFIGAHVLGALAPGYWVLFATRIVGALCYAGFWGVAVATGVGLVPENARSRAVAIIAGGLTLATIVGVPAGTVLSQLAGWRSVFWAVAVLTAVSLACSLFTVRADAETSEQPRNVAAELRAMARPQLWLSFAITSSAFGSVIVTFSYLAPVLTGVTGLPEGWVPAELALFGLGGLAGLTIGGRTAQAHPIRTLIFGLGTLVVASALLAVTTGNPIITTVLVFVLGVGGFVTNPALQSRVFAIAPGAPTLVGAANTSAFNIGNTLAPMLGGMAISAGFGFASVAWVGAAIGAVGLLATVWAGYLQHRRQAGAHHPTTGGSKRTELPSRTAG from the coding sequence ATGCCCCTCGCCGTCTACATCCTCGGCCTGGGCATCTTCACCCAGGGAACCTCGGAGTTCATGCTCTCGGGACTGCTTCCCGGCATGGCCGATCTCGGCGTTTCCATCCCGGACGCGGGCCTGCTGATCTCCGCGTTCGCCATCGGCATGGTCGTCGGCGCCCCGCTGCTGGCCATCGCCACGATGCGCTGGCCGCGCCGGAGAGCGTTGGTCGCGCTGCAGATCGTCTTCATCGGCGCGCACGTGCTGGGCGCGCTGGCACCCGGGTACTGGGTGCTGTTCGCCACCCGCATCGTGGGCGCGCTCTGCTACGCAGGTTTCTGGGGCGTCGCGGTCGCCACCGGAGTCGGCCTCGTGCCGGAGAACGCCCGGAGCAGGGCCGTTGCGATCATCGCGGGCGGGCTCACCCTCGCCACCATCGTCGGAGTGCCGGCGGGCACCGTCCTCAGCCAGCTCGCGGGCTGGCGGTCGGTGTTCTGGGCAGTCGCCGTCCTCACCGCGGTGAGCCTCGCGTGCTCCCTGTTCACCGTCCGCGCCGATGCGGAGACCTCGGAGCAGCCCCGTAACGTCGCCGCCGAGCTGCGCGCCATGGCCCGGCCCCAACTGTGGTTGTCGTTCGCGATCACCTCGTCGGCCTTCGGCTCGGTCATCGTCACCTTCAGCTACCTCGCCCCGGTGCTGACGGGCGTGACCGGGCTACCCGAGGGGTGGGTTCCCGCCGAGCTGGCGCTGTTCGGGCTGGGCGGCCTGGCCGGCTTGACGATCGGCGGACGCACCGCGCAGGCTCATCCGATCCGCACCCTGATCTTCGGCCTGGGCACCCTGGTGGTCGCCTCCGCCCTGCTCGCCGTGACCACGGGCAACCCGATCATCACCACGGTGCTCGTCTTCGTCCTGGGCGTCGGCGGGTTCGTCACCAATCCCGCCCTGCAGTCGCGGGTGTTCGCGATCGCGCCGGGTGCCCCGACGCTGGTCGGAGCCGCCAACACCTCGGCGTTCAACATCGGCAACACGCTCGCTCCGATGCTCGGCGGCATGGCCATCAGCGCCGGGTTCGGCTTCGCTTCGGTGGCCTGGGTGGGCGCCGCGATCGGCGCAGTCGGTCTCCTCGCCACGGTGTGGGCCGGCTACCTCCAGCACCGGCGCCAGGCCGGCGCCCACCACCCGACGACCGGCGGTTCGAAGCGGACGGAACTCCCTTCCCGCACAGCGGGGTGA
- a CDS encoding TetR/AcrR family transcriptional regulator, translated as MARPRKFDDARVIDAAMDTFWRNGYEATSTRDLSDRTELGPSSLYNAFGDKRQLYLKALRKYYETGTAEQIAILTAPGPVKDRLRELLANAIDIDLSGNGRPGCFAINAAIERASSDPDVKVEVGRNFAAVEEALCGTIARGQRSGEIDPKRDVETLARQVLSTYYGLRVLARVQDDRQSLLDVVNSLLDGL; from the coding sequence ATGGCCAGGCCGAGGAAGTTCGACGATGCCCGCGTCATCGACGCCGCGATGGACACGTTCTGGCGCAACGGGTACGAGGCGACCTCGACCCGGGACCTGAGCGACCGAACCGAACTGGGCCCGTCGAGCCTGTACAACGCGTTCGGCGACAAGCGGCAGCTGTACCTAAAGGCCCTACGCAAGTACTACGAGACGGGCACCGCGGAGCAGATCGCGATCCTGACAGCCCCGGGGCCGGTCAAGGACCGGCTGCGAGAACTGCTGGCCAACGCGATCGACATCGACCTCTCGGGCAACGGCCGACCGGGCTGCTTCGCCATTAATGCGGCCATCGAGCGCGCGAGCTCGGACCCCGACGTGAAGGTCGAGGTGGGCCGGAACTTCGCGGCGGTGGAGGAAGCGCTGTGCGGAACCATCGCGCGAGGACAACGTTCCGGTGAGATCGACCCGAAGCGCGACGTGGAAACCCTGGCGCGCCAAGTGCTCAGCACGTACTACGGCCTCCGGGTGCTGGCCAGGGTCCAGGACGACCGCCAGTCACTGCTGGACGTCGTGAACAGCCTCCTCGACGGGCTGTGA
- a CDS encoding Scr1 family TA system antitoxin-like transcriptional regulator — MRDAKALAESREIEIIVAERALRDALGGPRVMAQQLRHLAEVSERPNITTAGQVP, encoded by the coding sequence TTGCGCGACGCAAAAGCGCTTGCAGAGTCACGAGAAATCGAGATCATCGTTGCCGAACGTGCTCTTCGAGACGCACTCGGAGGCCCACGCGTGATGGCCCAGCAGCTTCGCCATCTTGCAGAGGTCAGCGAACGCCCGAACATCACGACAGCCGGTCAAGTCCCGTGA
- a CDS encoding TetR family transcriptional regulator, which yields MSRSAEATKARIFEAAIAEFAAYGIAGARVDRIAKQAQANKQLIYAYFGSKDALFSAVLERTMDELAAEIPMGGDDLPGYVDRLTDYHVANPHVLRLLLWEALERGETGVVAESERAEHYRHQAEAVRRAQESGNVTGEFEPGMLALLSIGLISWPLAVPQLRRMMLGDAKPADLRVAARKAVERLTEPR from the coding sequence GTGTCCCGCAGCGCCGAAGCCACCAAAGCTCGGATCTTCGAGGCGGCGATCGCCGAGTTCGCCGCTTACGGCATCGCCGGTGCGCGCGTCGACCGGATCGCCAAGCAGGCGCAGGCGAACAAGCAACTGATCTACGCCTACTTCGGCAGCAAGGACGCGCTGTTCTCGGCGGTGCTGGAACGAACGATGGACGAGCTGGCCGCCGAGATCCCGATGGGCGGCGACGACCTGCCCGGCTACGTCGACCGCCTCACCGACTACCACGTCGCGAACCCGCACGTGCTGCGCCTGCTGCTGTGGGAAGCCCTGGAGCGCGGCGAAACCGGCGTCGTCGCCGAGTCCGAACGCGCCGAGCACTACCGGCACCAAGCGGAAGCAGTCCGCCGTGCCCAGGAAAGCGGCAACGTGACCGGCGAGTTCGAGCCCGGGATGCTCGCCCTGCTGTCGATCGGCTTGATCAGCTGGCCGCTGGCCGTGCCGCAGTTGCGCCGCATGATGCTCGGCGACGCGAAGCCGGCGGATCTGCGGGTGGCGGCCCGAAAAGCCGTCGAGCGCCTCACCGAACCCCGCTGA